In Fusarium poae strain DAOMC 252244 chromosome Unknown contig_2, whole genome shotgun sequence, a single genomic region encodes these proteins:
- a CDS encoding uncharacterized protein (TransMembrane:2 (o281-305i317-335o)) — translation MTSRSGAATKRYNELIKQATHQSAYNAGIRRPSRTKKLAYHFVTLCLFTKSDMPTSTGINTTFAIAGILAGPGTISNADIQWTDMGKGILVALYFTWHLTLCFNLGNQRQPQSVIEDGVNKPWRPIPAGRISPELAHKWQLVSIVSLLALCYTTLGAWQETAFYLFCTWLYNERAWGDKSWWQRALMNACGITTNRVATLRVAVTAIQANSHDNFEFTNKGLGWFLMCASLVFTTIQVQDLRDQEGDKLIDRQTFPLILGDAPTRSITAVAVMTWSFACPLYWGLGVVGCAVPILTGAIVSAHMLICRSRERDQTSFRLVAAWWVSLYFLPMMSARGF, via the exons ATGACTAGCAGATCTGGCGCTGCTACCAAGCGCTATAATGAGCTCATTAAGCAAGCGACCCATCAGTCTG CATACAATGCAGGTATACGAAGGCCGAGCCGTACGAAGAAGCTCGCTTACCATTTTGTCACATTATGCCTCTTCACAAAAAGTGATATGCCCACTTCCACCGGCATCAATACCACGTTCGCCATCGCAGGGATATTAGCTGGTCCTGGTACTATCAGTAACGCCGACATTCAATGGACTGATATGGGTAAGGGCATTCTCGTTGCTCTCTACTTCACTTGGCACTTGACCCTCTGCTTCAATCTCGGAAATCAGCGTCAGCCGCAGTCCGTCATTGAGGATGGTGTCAACAAGCCGTGGCGGCCCATTCCGGCTGGCCGCATCTCCCCCGAGCTTGCACACAAATGGCAGCTAGTCTCAATTGTCTCTCTCCTTGCTCTGTGCTATACTACTTTGGGGGCTTGGCAGGAAACTGCCTTTTACCTCTTCTGCACCTGGCTGTACAATGAGCGTGCCTGGGGTGACAAGAGCTGGTGGCAGCGCGCGCTGATGAATGCCTGTGGTATCACTACCAACCGTGTAGCAACTCTTCGAGTAGCTGTCACCGCCATCCAAGCGAATTCTCATGACAACTTCGAGTTCACTAACAAGGGTTTGGGCTGGTTCCTCATGTGCGCATCCCTTGTCTTCACTACCATACAGGTTCAAGACTTGCGTGATCAGGAGGGTGACAAGCTGATCGACCGCCAGACCTTTCCTCTTATTCTTGGCGACGCACCAACACGCTCGATCACAGCTGTAGCTGTTATGACCTGGTCATTTGCCTGTCCACTTTACTGGGGACTTGGGGTCGTCGGCTGTGCCGTACCCATCTTGACTGGAGCTATAGTCTCAGCTCATATGCTCATCTGCCGCTCTCGTGAGCGGGACCAAACAAGCTTTCGCCTGGTGGCAGCTTGGTGGGTATCATTGTACTTTCTCCCCATGATGAGTGCGCGTGGGTTCTAG